GGTCGCGGATGGTCGCACCGACGAGATCCGCGAGGCCGACGTCTACGACGGTGCGAACCGCTACCGAGCCCGCTATCTCCGGGCCAAGCGGTTCGACGACGAGGGAGGACTCGAGGCGACGCGGGTCGACGAGTAGTCGTCTAGCCGCCCACGACCAGCCGTCTCACGGCCACAACCTTCGTGTTCGGGGAGTCGCACACTCCGGTCGTGAACCGTCGCGAACTACTCGCTACTGCCACAGGGGTCGCCCCCGTCCCGGCGGTCGCCGGGTGCTCGAGCGCGGCGGACGACGAAACCGGCTATACCTATACCCTCACCCTATCCGACGTCGACGAGAGACCGGACCGGCCCCTCGATTTCGACGCGGCGGGGCTGGCCGGCGGGCAGGCGGCCATTCTCGACGAAGCGGTCCGATCCGGCACCTACAGCGAGGAACACGTCAACTGGGACACGCTCCCGGGACGCGCGGGGATCACGATGGAGTTTCGGACGGTGATCCAGCTGATCGCCCGCCACGTCGACCGCGATCCGCAGGTCGATCACGAGACGTCGTTCGGAACGCCGTGTCGGTACGGACGGACGGCCTACCGAGCGACGATCGACGTCGCGTGAGCGGGCCGGGTCGGTCCGCTACCGAACCAGCAAGAACAGGGCGACGAGGAGACCGGCGACGACGACCGCGATCCCCGCCGTCGCGACCGGGCCGCCGATCGTCGCCGTCGTCACCGCCGCGATACCGACCGCGACGACCCCGAGCGCGAGAACCGCGAGCGCTCCCGCATCGAGCCCGCTGACGGCGGAGACTCGGTCGAGAATCCGCTCGAGCGGCGTCGGGTCGGGGTCCGGTCGGCGGGGTTCGGCGAGCCGTTCGTCGACGTCGACGCCCGGCGGCCCGGGGACGACGGTGACGGCGATCGAGACCGATTCGGAGCCGTACCCGGTCAGCACTTCGAGCCGGCCGTCGACTGGGGCGTCGACGGCGTCGGTGTCGACGGTGACCGGCACGGCGGTGACGGCGTCCGGTTCGACGTAGTGGTTCGAGCCGTCGACCGATGCGATCCGCTCGAGGTCACCGTCGAGCCGACAGTGGACGTGTGCAGGCGTCTCGTGGCCCGTCAGGTGGAGCGCGAACGACTCGCTGGTCTCGAGGGCGTCGGTCGCCACCTCGAGCGCGTCGGCGGCCCTGCGGTTGACGTGGACGGTGACCTCGGTCCCGGACATAATCAGGTGGGCCGCTCAGGCCGGGGTCTCCTCGCGCATGTCCGGCGGCAGCAGGTTCGGAATGCCGTCCTCGATCGGATAGGTCTCGCCGCATTCGGTACAGACGAGGTCGCCGCCGACGACCTCCTCGTCGTCGTACTCGGCGTCCTCGAGTTCCAGGTCGTGTTTGTCGAGCGGACAGCAGAGAATGTCCAGTAACGACTCCTTCATACTACGTAGGCTTACCGCCTCCAGCAAAAGGTTTCGGGAACACCGCTCGGTCGCGAGCGGCGTGTCGTCACGCGAACCGGCGATCGATGGACGCTCGCCGAGCGGTTACTCGTAGGGGTTCTCCACGACGACGGTCTCCTCGCGGCCGGGGCCGACCCCGACGGCGTAGACCGGCGCGTCGAGTTCGTCCGCGATGTACTCGAGGTAGGTCCGGGCGTTCTCGGGGATCGCCTCGTACCCCTCGTCCGCGACCGCGGCCCAGTCGACGTCGGACCAGCCGTCGAACGATTTGAAGGTGGCCTCGCAGCGCCCCCACGCTTCGGTCGTCGACGGCATGGTAAGCGTTTCCTCGCCGTCCAGTTCGTAGCTGTGGCCGACCTTGACCTCGTCGAGACCCGCCAGCACGTCGACGTGATTGACCGCGAGGCCCGTAAAGCCGTTCACGCGCGCGGAGTGGCGGAGCATCGGCATGTCGAGCCAGCCGACGCGGCGGGGACGGCCGGTGACGGTCCCGTACTCGCCGCCTTCCTCGCGGATGTACGTCGCGAGCTCCTCGTTTCGGCCGTCCGTCTCCTCGTCGTATCCAGGCGTATCACCGACGACGCCGCCCAGTTCCGTCGGGAGCGGTCCGCTCCCGACTCGCGTAAGGTAGGCTTTGACGATGCCGATGATCTCGCCGTCGCCGATGACGCCGGGACTGAGGCCCGTCCCCGCCGCCGCACCGCCGGCGGTCGGGTTCGAGGACGTGACGTACGGGTAGTTGCCGTGGTCGATGTCGATGATCGTTCCCTGTGCGCCCTCCAGGACCACGTTCTGTCCGTCGGCCATCGCGTCGGTGAGAAACGCGCTGGCGTTGACGGTCATCCCCTCCTCGTCGAGGCGACGGCCGAACTCGCTGAACTCCTCGAACAGCGCCTCGACGTCGAAGGCGTCGGGGTCGTCGAGGTCGTCCACGTCGACGCCGTAGACGTCTTCGACCAGCGCGCGCTTCTCGGGGACGACGTACTCGAGTCGCTCCCGCAGGATGTCCGGGTCCAGCAGATCTCCGATCCGGACGCCGCGGCGACCGGCCTTGTCCTCGTAGGTCGGTCCGATACCGCGGCCGGTCGTCCCGACCTCCTGATCGGACTCGCTTTTGACTTCCTCTTCGATTCCGTCGAGAACGCGGTGGAACGGCATGATGACGTGGGCGCGCTCTGCGACGCGGACGTCCGGGTCGAGCCCCTTCTCCCGGAGCGTGGTGATCTCGTCGAACAGCGTTCGAGGATTGACGACGCAACCGTTGCCGAGGACGCCGATCTTGCCCCGGACCGCTCCCGACGGGACGAGCGACAGTTCGTACTTCGTCCCGTCGTGAACGACGGTGTGTCCGGCGTTGTCGCCGCCCTGATAGCGGGCGACGACGTCGGCGGCGTCGCCGTACAGATCGACGACGCCACCCTTCCCTTCGTCGCCGAGTTGCGACCCGACGATAGTGACGGTCATAACAGCGGCGGATTCTTGCCGGGCCGATAAACAGATTTCGGTATACGGGTACTCGCGCGTGCTCGCACGAATAGCAAGAAAACGGAACTCGAGGTCAAGACGGGACGTGGGCCGACCGCTTCCCGGCGGTATATCTACCAGTATAAATGCGAGTAGCCCAAACGATCGGGAGAGACGCCCCCCTCGACCCCCGATCGCCAAAGCCCGCCTCCGAGATCGAGGTCGCGGGTCGCGACGCGCGGCGGCACCGACTGAATCCGAACTCCCGCCGATCGCTCGGGTTGGGCGATCGGAAACGTTAACTACTGACAGGAACGTACACTCAGTTGAGAGTGGACCCGTCAGTCGCCGAGAGTAACTTTTAAAAGGTCCAAAGACAAGTTAACAAATGCCATGATAGATAGACTTGAGAAGGAAGTCGATATGCTGGAACGTCATCTCCAGGTCCTGAAGATGGTCATCGAGAACGAGCCGATCGGGATCGTCAAAATGTCGAACGAAACGGGCTACCCCCACCACAAGGTTCGCTACTCGCTTCGGGTCCTCGAGGAGGAGAACCTGATCGAGCCCTCGAGCCAGGGTGCGATCAAGACCGAGCGCACCGCCGAGTTCGTCGACGAACTCGACGGCAAGATCGACGACATCGTCGACAAGCTCGACGGGATGAAGATCGAAGACGTCGCCGAGATCGAAGGCTAGTCTCTCGTCCGGTTCGGACGCTGTCGCCCGCCCCGCGATCGATAGCCGGCATTGCGCCGGCGAACCGAACTCTTTCCGCCGTTTTCCGCCGCTCCAGCGATTCGCTCGCCCGGTCGCCGTCGACCACGGGAGGACGGGAACGACCGACACGAGACGACCCATCGAACACGCTCCGATAGCCACGGTCGCGGAGCCGTTCGGGTCCCTCGGACCCCGCGGCCCTCCACCTCCAACGCCGCTCCCCGGACCGATCGGGATCGCGATCCGAGAGAAGACAAAGCTTGGCTTTATCAGTCCGGAGGGCGACGGTCGAGATATGCAAGGAAATCTGCCGCCCGAGGCACAGGAGAAAATCGAGCAGTTACAGGACCTGCAGGAGACGGCACAGGAAGTCGCCGTCCAGAAGCAGGAAGCCGAATCGAGCCTCACCGAGGCCCAGAACGCCCTCGACGAACTCGAGAACATCGACGAGGAGACGACCATGTACCGCAGCGTCGGCGAACTCCTCGTCGAGACCGAGTACGATCAGGCCGAAGAGGACCTCGAG
The Natrinema salaciae genome window above contains:
- a CDS encoding adenylosuccinate synthase, whose product is MTVTIVGSQLGDEGKGGVVDLYGDAADVVARYQGGDNAGHTVVHDGTKYELSLVPSGAVRGKIGVLGNGCVVNPRTLFDEITTLREKGLDPDVRVAERAHVIMPFHRVLDGIEEEVKSESDQEVGTTGRGIGPTYEDKAGRRGVRIGDLLDPDILRERLEYVVPEKRALVEDVYGVDVDDLDDPDAFDVEALFEEFSEFGRRLDEEGMTVNASAFLTDAMADGQNVVLEGAQGTIIDIDHGNYPYVTSSNPTAGGAAAGTGLSPGVIGDGEIIGIVKAYLTRVGSGPLPTELGGVVGDTPGYDEETDGRNEELATYIREEGGEYGTVTGRPRRVGWLDMPMLRHSARVNGFTGLAVNHVDVLAGLDEVKVGHSYELDGEETLTMPSTTEAWGRCEATFKSFDGWSDVDWAAVADEGYEAIPENARTYLEYIADELDAPVYAVGVGPGREETVVVENPYE
- a CDS encoding prefoldin subunit beta, with product MQGNLPPEAQEKIEQLQDLQETAQEVAVQKQEAESSLTEAQNALDELENIDEETTMYRSVGELLVETEYDQAEEDLEDKVDTLEIRLETLEKQEGRVQDQFESLQEELEDLLGGGMGGPAGPGGPGAGGA
- a CDS encoding methytransferase partner Trm112; the protein is MKESLLDILCCPLDKHDLELEDAEYDDEEVVGGDLVCTECGETYPIEDGIPNLLPPDMREETPA
- a CDS encoding DUF7524 family protein, giving the protein MSGTEVTVHVNRRAADALEVATDALETSESFALHLTGHETPAHVHCRLDGDLERIASVDGSNHYVEPDAVTAVPVTVDTDAVDAPVDGRLEVLTGYGSESVSIAVTVVPGPPGVDVDERLAEPRRPDPDPTPLERILDRVSAVSGLDAGALAVLALGVVAVGIAAVTTATIGGPVATAGIAVVVAGLLVALFLLVR